The Candidatus Accumulibacter similis genome has a segment encoding these proteins:
- the brxL gene encoding protease Lon-related BREX system protein BrxL, with amino-acid sequence MTNETAPRRDDLDDKVNRLFAGKVVRKDLVRKVKVGANVPVFVLEYLLGKYCASSDEMAIHMGLQVVNDTLADNYIRADESMKAQAMVKDRGRHTFIDKVKVRLVDSDYWAEVTNFGHKNVHVPEHYVRDYERLVMGGVWSQVDMRFEYDEESRGKNPFWIDKLTPIQIATFDLEEYRRVRGEFTTDEWLDLLMRSMGYEPGEMSRRLKLLFLVRLIPLAERNYNMVELGPRGTGKSYVVQEVSPYSALLTGGTTVANLFGHMSGRQKGMVQIWDVVGFDEVADLQKMPKEVITTMKTYCESGTFQRGQEAVSGDASIAMFGNTNQPVDVMVQTGHLFAPMPDIIRDDMAFIDRMHFYLPGWEIPKMRNDLFTNHYGFVVDYLAEALREMRKHNFTEVIDRHFSLGAHLNARDRKAVRKTVSGLMKILFPQGKVTQDELADVLELAIEGRRRVKEQLKKMGSFEYYHTSFSYTLQETGEEKFVGVPEQGGRDLISTEPLAPGTAYSAGVTSDHTVGLYRVEVSVSSGTGKLKLAGGVAGAMKESVQRAFSFVQARKTELGIARDLDVSDIHVEVIDLLANRVEAELGVAFFVATYSALRKAPVSPALLILGDMSVQGNIKPLRSLAEPLQVAKDNGARRALIPIENKRNFLDVSADIMEQVDPVFYGDPKTAAMKVLGLP; translated from the coding sequence ATGACGAACGAAACGGCACCGAGGCGAGACGACCTCGACGACAAGGTCAACCGGCTGTTCGCGGGCAAGGTCGTCCGCAAGGACCTCGTCCGCAAGGTCAAGGTTGGCGCAAACGTGCCGGTGTTCGTCCTCGAGTACCTGCTCGGGAAGTACTGCGCGTCGTCGGACGAGATGGCCATCCACATGGGGCTGCAGGTCGTCAACGACACGCTCGCGGACAACTACATCCGCGCCGACGAGTCGATGAAGGCGCAGGCGATGGTCAAGGATCGCGGGCGGCACACCTTCATCGACAAGGTGAAGGTCCGCCTTGTCGACTCGGACTACTGGGCCGAGGTCACGAACTTCGGCCACAAGAACGTCCACGTGCCCGAGCACTACGTGCGCGACTACGAGCGTCTGGTGATGGGCGGTGTCTGGTCGCAGGTCGACATGCGCTTCGAGTACGACGAGGAGTCGCGAGGCAAGAACCCGTTCTGGATCGACAAGCTCACGCCCATCCAGATCGCCACCTTCGATCTCGAAGAGTACCGCCGCGTCCGGGGCGAGTTCACGACCGACGAGTGGCTCGACCTCCTCATGCGGAGCATGGGATACGAGCCGGGCGAGATGTCGCGACGCTTGAAGCTGCTCTTCCTCGTGCGCCTCATCCCGCTCGCTGAACGCAACTACAACATGGTCGAACTCGGGCCTCGCGGTACGGGCAAGAGCTACGTCGTTCAGGAGGTCTCGCCGTACTCGGCCCTGCTCACCGGCGGCACCACGGTCGCGAACCTCTTCGGCCACATGAGCGGCCGCCAGAAGGGCATGGTGCAGATTTGGGACGTCGTCGGCTTCGACGAGGTCGCCGACCTCCAGAAGATGCCGAAGGAGGTCATCACAACGATGAAGACCTACTGCGAGTCCGGCACCTTCCAGCGTGGGCAGGAGGCCGTCTCGGGCGATGCGAGCATCGCGATGTTCGGCAACACCAACCAGCCCGTCGACGTGATGGTTCAGACCGGCCACCTCTTCGCGCCGATGCCAGACATCATCCGCGACGACATGGCCTTCATCGATCGCATGCACTTTTACCTCCCCGGGTGGGAGATTCCGAAGATGCGGAACGACCTTTTCACGAACCATTACGGGTTCGTCGTCGACTACCTCGCCGAGGCGCTCCGGGAGATGCGGAAACACAACTTCACCGAGGTCATCGACCGCCACTTTTCGCTTGGTGCGCACCTCAACGCCCGCGACCGAAAGGCCGTGCGCAAGACGGTCTCGGGCCTGATGAAGATCCTTTTCCCGCAAGGCAAAGTGACCCAAGACGAACTCGCAGACGTCCTCGAGCTCGCCATCGAGGGCCGGCGGCGCGTGAAGGAGCAGCTCAAGAAGATGGGCTCCTTCGAGTACTATCACACGTCCTTCAGCTATACGCTGCAGGAGACCGGCGAGGAGAAGTTCGTCGGCGTGCCCGAGCAGGGCGGCCGCGATCTCATCTCCACCGAACCGCTGGCCCCTGGCACCGCCTACAGCGCGGGCGTGACGTCCGACCACACCGTCGGCCTCTACCGCGTCGAGGTCTCCGTCTCGAGCGGCACCGGCAAGCTCAAGCTCGCAGGCGGCGTGGCCGGCGCGATGAAGGAGTCCGTCCAGCGCGCTTTCAGTTTCGTTCAAGCGAGGAAGACGGAGTTGGGCATCGCGCGCGACCTCGACGTCTCCGATATCCACGTGGAGGTGATTGACCTCTTGGCCAACCGCGTCGAGGCCGAGCTCGGGGTGGCCTTCTTCGTCGCCACTTACTCCGCGCTGCGAAAAGCGCCAGTCAGCCCCGCGCTCCTCATTCTCGGCGACATGAGCGTCCAGGGGAACATCAAGCCGCTACGCTCCCTCGCTGAGCCGCTCCAGGTTGCGAAGGACAACGGCGCTCGGCGCGCCCTCATCCCCATTGAGAACAAGCGTAACTTTCTCGATGTGAGCGCCGACATCATGGAGCAGGTCGACCCTGTCTTCTACGGTGACCCGAAAACGGCGGCAATGAAAGTTCTGGGGCTTCCGTGA
- a CDS encoding PglZ domain-containing protein has product MTHGLHQHIASTLDRLLRERRVVVFYDLREEFRPFLDELDVVGTGVGDLPRVCIHDTLTHVARFEGSFFALKAAVEPILAAPRPEPVLVYVPGYAKERLGKLRAPATPNTAQGKDVWNVLFELDCAGKSYEPTLRGLARNELRRRCTDGDIDEMLAPESLTYHDVVRFLLDEGGAAGGSGSLVKLVLGNGSSEELICRWLANEARDGELEAKQATPELLKLIQARLGLSLSDVSLAKARHQTLRYVLVNEFRSDLGGKVPGQLDVVPVQPTKEELQRIRDVAERLRREHPDAYSDVADGIERELNLPALKIDADALGTTDTFRFEEAVLLDHAAKLIADTHYERALELVLARRRSFWVDRSLGRLGQWETCRLMAELGREVARIRPLLKKGNGTPKSWVERYASDWYRADRAQRALESWFAKLEDEPAPGLEKAFGLVRRNQEALLKEMTQGYTATLAAAGWSVSGVLHQTRIYAELVEPVRGRVAYFFIDAMRFEMAADLIQQLEGAQELRLVPAVGALPSITQIGMAALLPGASSSFSVVDHKGKLAARIGDTTMPGLAERMKYLKAVRPEAVDVDLGELLQKSTRSLEKRLADAPLVIVRSQSIDGLGEMDGGLLARQIMDTVIGNLARAVRKLARTGIEHFVITADHGHQFCIRKEEDMLMDKPGGDTVDQHRRCWAGRGGQTPAAATRVSGTNLGYDTDLDFIFPKELAVFRAGGDLTFHHGGPSLQEMIVPVVTLRIPSAATETPSASKVTLEGYPSVLTNRTFGMRVLVAADLFSKEPIAVRLVLLAEGLEVGRCGMALDAELDRASGVLMVQPGLPANVAMMLTRDEFKKIRIVAQDPTTDAVLAQTGDIDVKLGM; this is encoded by the coding sequence ATGACCCACGGCCTGCACCAGCACATCGCGTCGACGCTCGACCGTCTCCTCCGCGAGCGGCGCGTCGTCGTGTTCTACGACCTGCGTGAGGAGTTCCGACCCTTCCTCGATGAGCTCGACGTCGTCGGCACGGGCGTGGGCGACCTCCCGCGCGTCTGCATCCACGACACGCTGACCCATGTGGCCCGCTTCGAGGGGTCGTTCTTCGCGCTCAAGGCCGCCGTGGAGCCCATCCTCGCGGCGCCGCGCCCGGAGCCGGTCCTCGTCTACGTGCCGGGCTACGCCAAGGAGCGGCTCGGCAAACTGCGGGCTCCGGCGACTCCCAACACGGCGCAGGGCAAGGACGTCTGGAACGTGCTCTTCGAGCTCGACTGCGCCGGCAAGTCCTACGAGCCGACCCTTCGCGGCCTGGCGCGGAACGAGCTGCGGCGTCGCTGCACGGACGGCGACATCGACGAGATGCTCGCGCCGGAATCGCTCACGTACCACGACGTCGTTCGCTTCCTGCTCGACGAGGGCGGCGCTGCGGGCGGGTCGGGCTCGCTGGTCAAGCTGGTGCTGGGTAACGGCTCGAGCGAGGAGCTCATCTGCCGATGGCTTGCCAACGAGGCCCGCGACGGCGAGCTCGAGGCCAAGCAGGCCACGCCGGAGCTGCTCAAGCTCATCCAGGCGCGCCTCGGCCTCTCGCTGTCCGACGTCAGCCTGGCGAAGGCGCGGCACCAGACCCTCCGCTATGTGCTCGTCAACGAGTTCCGCTCCGACCTCGGGGGCAAGGTGCCCGGCCAGCTCGACGTCGTCCCGGTCCAGCCGACGAAGGAGGAGCTGCAGCGCATTCGTGATGTCGCCGAGCGTCTGCGCCGCGAGCACCCCGACGCCTACAGCGACGTCGCCGACGGCATCGAGCGCGAGCTCAACCTCCCGGCGCTGAAGATCGACGCCGACGCGCTCGGCACCACAGACACCTTCCGCTTCGAGGAAGCGGTGCTTCTCGATCACGCCGCGAAGCTGATCGCCGACACGCACTACGAGCGCGCCCTCGAGTTGGTGCTCGCCCGGCGGCGGAGCTTCTGGGTCGACCGCAGCCTCGGCCGACTCGGACAGTGGGAGACCTGTCGTCTGATGGCGGAGCTGGGACGCGAGGTCGCCAGGATCCGTCCGCTGTTGAAGAAGGGCAACGGGACACCGAAGAGTTGGGTCGAGCGCTACGCGAGCGACTGGTACCGCGCAGACCGCGCTCAGCGCGCGCTCGAGTCCTGGTTCGCGAAGCTCGAGGACGAGCCCGCGCCCGGGCTAGAGAAGGCATTCGGGCTGGTGCGCCGCAACCAGGAAGCGCTCCTCAAGGAAATGACCCAGGGCTACACGGCTACGCTTGCCGCAGCCGGCTGGTCGGTCAGCGGTGTGCTCCACCAAACCCGCATCTACGCGGAGCTGGTCGAGCCGGTGCGTGGTCGAGTCGCCTACTTCTTCATCGACGCCATGCGCTTCGAGATGGCAGCCGACCTGATCCAGCAACTCGAGGGCGCACAGGAGCTGCGCCTGGTGCCCGCCGTCGGCGCACTCCCCTCGATCACGCAGATCGGCATGGCCGCGCTGCTGCCGGGCGCGTCGTCGAGTTTCTCAGTGGTCGACCACAAGGGAAAGCTCGCCGCGCGCATTGGCGACACGACCATGCCGGGGCTCGCCGAGCGGATGAAGTACCTCAAGGCCGTTCGCCCCGAGGCCGTCGACGTCGACCTTGGCGAGTTGCTCCAGAAGTCGACCCGCTCACTCGAAAAGCGGCTGGCCGATGCGCCACTGGTCATCGTGCGCTCGCAGTCGATCGACGGCCTGGGCGAGATGGACGGAGGGCTGCTCGCCCGGCAGATCATGGACACCGTCATCGGCAACCTGGCCCGCGCGGTTCGGAAGCTCGCCCGCACCGGCATCGAGCACTTCGTCATCACCGCGGACCACGGACATCAGTTCTGCATCCGCAAAGAGGAGGACATGCTCATGGACAAACCGGGCGGCGACACAGTGGACCAGCACCGGCGCTGCTGGGCCGGTCGCGGTGGGCAAACTCCGGCAGCGGCGACCCGCGTGTCGGGGACGAATCTCGGCTACGACACGGACCTCGACTTCATTTTCCCGAAGGAACTGGCCGTGTTCCGCGCCGGTGGGGACCTCACGTTCCACCACGGCGGCCCGAGCCTTCAGGAGATGATTGTCCCGGTGGTCACCCTTCGGATCCCGTCCGCGGCAACCGAGACCCCGTCGGCCTCGAAAGTCACGCTGGAGGGCTACCCGAGCGTGCTCACCAACCGCACCTTCGGCATGCGCGTTCTGGTGGCGGCCGACCTCTTCTCGAAGGAACCGATCGCGGTCCGCCTCGTCCTCCTAGCGGAAGGACTTGAAGTGGGCCGCTGCGGTATGGCTTTGGATGCAGAGCTCGATCGGGCTTCTGGCGTCCTTATGGTGCAGCCCGGCCTGCCGGCGAACGTGGCGATGATGCTCACTCGCGACGAGTTCAAGAAGATCCGGATCGTCGCGCAGGACCCCACCACCGATGCGGTCCTGGCGCAGACTGGCGATATCGACGTGAAGCTGGGGATGTGA
- a CDS encoding ATP-binding protein, with the protein MLKRLEFHAVGPAPDMKIAFGPRLNVIAGDNGLGKSFLLDTAWWALTRTWARRLVVPHLPPAVPNIKFAYTTRTAGDYEYTSKFDRASDTWGVNAGRPAIPGLVLYAQVDGGFAVWDPARNYWKKETPDRPQAYLFNPEEVWEGNALCEGLVRDWASWQREGGDAFTALTNVLHTLSPSASSQLKPGDRRKIALDDPKQYPTLRMPYGQDVAVVHASAGMRRILAVAYLLVWAWREHVASSQLLGTDPTKEIILVFDEIEAHLHPQWQRRIVPALLQVMDVLTGDHDASVQLIAATHSPLVLASVEPVFNEEQDKLFVLEEVNQEVRLREQAWAKQGDVLNWLVSDTFGLGQARSIEAERAIEAAESLMRGDAALPEELDTKDAIDAELKRVLPGHDPFWPRWVVWVERGET; encoded by the coding sequence ATGCTCAAACGACTCGAGTTCCATGCAGTAGGTCCTGCACCCGACATGAAGATCGCGTTCGGACCGCGACTCAACGTGATCGCGGGCGACAACGGGCTCGGGAAGAGCTTTCTGCTGGACACCGCTTGGTGGGCACTCACCCGGACCTGGGCTCGCCGACTGGTCGTGCCGCATCTCCCGCCCGCCGTGCCGAACATCAAGTTCGCGTACACGACAAGGACGGCAGGGGATTACGAGTACACGAGCAAGTTCGACCGCGCGAGCGACACATGGGGCGTCAACGCCGGCCGGCCGGCGATCCCTGGTCTCGTCCTGTACGCACAGGTCGATGGCGGCTTCGCGGTGTGGGACCCGGCCCGCAACTACTGGAAGAAGGAAACGCCCGACCGGCCGCAGGCCTACCTGTTCAATCCGGAGGAGGTCTGGGAGGGCAATGCGCTCTGCGAAGGACTCGTGCGCGACTGGGCGTCTTGGCAGCGCGAAGGTGGTGACGCCTTCACCGCCCTAACCAATGTGCTCCACACGCTATCCCCATCGGCGTCAAGCCAGCTCAAGCCCGGTGATCGCCGGAAGATCGCGCTCGACGACCCGAAGCAGTACCCCACGCTGCGCATGCCCTACGGCCAGGACGTTGCAGTGGTCCATGCCTCGGCCGGCATGCGTCGGATCCTCGCGGTCGCGTACTTGCTGGTCTGGGCGTGGCGAGAGCACGTTGCGAGCTCGCAGCTACTCGGTACCGACCCGACCAAAGAAATCATCCTGGTTTTCGATGAGATCGAGGCTCACCTCCACCCGCAGTGGCAGCGCCGGATCGTGCCGGCGTTGCTTCAGGTGATGGACGTGTTGACCGGTGACCACGACGCGTCCGTTCAGCTCATCGCCGCCACGCATTCCCCCCTGGTCCTGGCATCCGTGGAGCCGGTCTTCAACGAGGAGCAGGACAAGCTGTTCGTGCTCGAGGAAGTCAACCAAGAGGTCCGCCTTCGCGAGCAGGCCTGGGCGAAACAAGGCGATGTCCTGAACTGGCTGGTGTCGGACACGTTCGGTCTGGGCCAGGCACGCTCCATCGAGGCCGAGCGCGCAATCGAGGCGGCAGAGTCTCTAATGCGCGGTGATGCTGCGCTACCCGAAGAGCTCGACACGAAAGACGCAATCGACGCGGAGCTCAAGCGCGTGCTGCCTGGGCACGACCCGTTCTGGCCACGGTGGGTCGTGTGGGTCGAGCGCGGGGAGACCTAG
- a CDS encoding type II restriction endonuclease subunit M — translation MMKTVFIRAIEAPVDEKAALIRDAARGAGLARFEADLSTFSQVPRSPFAYWAGDAVRACFERYPRFGRTGRTVKQGLATADDFRFVRLMTEAGPPAVQCRWFPFAKGGAFSRFYADVYLLVDWSDDGARIKHNLNDAGKVRSNVWMLRDTAANFFFRPGLTWPRRTNGLSLRMLPAGCIFADKGPAIFDDGDDSRVLLALCATLNSGAFGALVAVQLARTELAQSFEVGLIQQTPIPGLRTEDTIELAQRALRSWSLKRRLDTRTETSHAFLLPALVQADGNTFVDGALEWGQVTASAHAQLDALAAEIDEHAYRLYGISAEDRHRIEQGFGTSGEPEESPDDDDGDDSDEEVAEVDATPLVTSLLSWALGVAFGRFDVRLATGDRGTPPEPEPFDPLPVCSPGMLTGDDGLPVAGPPSDYPLAFPTDGILVDDAGHPRDVVRAVLSVFETVFDDASARWHEAADLLGAPDLRAWFARDFFEPHIKRYSKSRRKAPIYWQLATASGSYSVWIYIHRTTGDTLFRVLNDFVGPKLEHEKAKLDRLTQEAGGNPSAAQRREIEQQETFVGELQSLKTEVARVAPLWKPNLDDGVILNFAPLWRLVPQCRSWQGECKKAWDKLVAGDYDWAHLAMHLWPERVVRKCIGDRSLAIAHGLEGVFWHEDDSGTWQEIRIDDATVQKLIQERTSTTVKAALKDLLSAATPMASKGRNARGRSASPWTSAPKPAPAAVRATTPETALDEATLRAVKGAIASVADGASKADVLAATGLSDGDWNKAISTLLERGDVTRTGQKRGTRYHAGEP, via the coding sequence ATGATGAAGACGGTGTTCATCCGCGCCATCGAGGCGCCGGTCGATGAAAAGGCGGCACTGATCCGGGACGCCGCCCGCGGTGCAGGTCTGGCACGATTCGAAGCCGACCTCTCGACCTTCAGCCAAGTGCCTCGTTCGCCATTCGCCTACTGGGCTGGCGACGCTGTACGCGCATGTTTCGAGAGATACCCCCGCTTTGGGCGGACAGGTCGCACAGTGAAGCAGGGCCTAGCGACGGCAGACGACTTTCGTTTTGTGCGACTCATGACGGAGGCTGGCCCTCCTGCAGTGCAGTGCCGGTGGTTTCCGTTTGCCAAGGGCGGGGCGTTCTCACGGTTTTACGCAGATGTGTACCTACTGGTGGACTGGAGCGATGACGGCGCGCGAATCAAGCACAATCTGAACGACGCCGGAAAGGTGCGCTCCAACGTCTGGATGTTGCGCGATACCGCAGCCAATTTCTTCTTCCGTCCAGGCCTAACTTGGCCGCGAAGAACCAACGGCCTATCACTCAGGATGCTGCCAGCGGGCTGCATCTTCGCCGACAAGGGACCTGCGATCTTCGACGACGGGGATGATTCCCGAGTGCTTCTGGCTCTGTGCGCGACGCTGAATAGCGGTGCGTTTGGTGCGCTCGTGGCAGTTCAGCTCGCCAGGACCGAGCTCGCGCAGTCGTTTGAAGTTGGGCTCATCCAGCAGACGCCCATTCCAGGGTTGCGGACTGAGGACACGATCGAGCTCGCCCAACGAGCCCTGCGAAGCTGGTCCCTCAAGCGGAGGCTCGACACGCGTACCGAAACTTCGCATGCGTTTCTACTCCCAGCCTTGGTACAAGCAGACGGCAACACCTTCGTCGACGGTGCGCTTGAGTGGGGACAAGTCACGGCATCCGCGCACGCACAACTCGACGCGCTCGCGGCCGAGATTGATGAGCATGCCTACCGCCTCTACGGGATCTCCGCCGAGGACCGCCACCGCATCGAGCAGGGCTTCGGCACCAGCGGCGAGCCTGAGGAGAGCCCAGATGATGACGACGGTGACGACTCCGATGAAGAGGTCGCCGAGGTCGACGCCACGCCGCTGGTCACCTCGCTCCTCTCCTGGGCGCTGGGCGTAGCCTTCGGCCGCTTCGACGTTCGCCTCGCGACCGGCGACCGCGGCACTCCGCCCGAACCGGAGCCATTCGACCCGCTGCCCGTCTGCTCCCCCGGAATGCTGACCGGAGACGATGGCCTTCCGGTAGCCGGCCCGCCATCAGACTACCCGCTGGCCTTCCCGACGGACGGTATCCTCGTCGACGATGCCGGCCACCCGCGCGACGTCGTCCGCGCCGTGCTGTCGGTGTTCGAGACGGTCTTCGACGACGCCAGCGCCCGCTGGCACGAGGCCGCGGACCTCCTCGGTGCGCCCGACCTGCGCGCCTGGTTCGCCCGCGACTTCTTCGAACCGCACATCAAGCGCTACAGCAAGAGCCGGCGCAAGGCGCCCATCTATTGGCAGCTCGCAACGGCGTCGGGCTCGTACTCAGTTTGGATCTACATCCACCGCACGACCGGCGACACCCTCTTCCGGGTTCTCAACGACTTCGTGGGGCCGAAGCTCGAACACGAAAAGGCCAAGCTCGACCGGCTCACCCAGGAAGCGGGCGGGAATCCCTCCGCCGCCCAGCGGCGCGAGATCGAGCAGCAGGAAACCTTCGTCGGCGAGCTGCAATCGCTCAAGACCGAGGTCGCCCGCGTCGCCCCGCTGTGGAAGCCGAACCTCGACGACGGCGTCATCCTCAACTTTGCCCCCCTGTGGCGGCTGGTGCCGCAGTGCCGCAGCTGGCAGGGCGAGTGCAAGAAGGCCTGGGACAAGCTCGTCGCCGGCGACTACGACTGGGCGCACCTCGCCATGCATCTGTGGCCCGAGCGGGTGGTGCGCAAGTGCATCGGCGACCGCAGCCTCGCCATCGCCCACGGGCTTGAGGGCGTGTTCTGGCACGAGGACGACTCGGGAACCTGGCAGGAGATCCGGATCGACGACGCAACCGTCCAGAAGCTCATCCAAGAGCGTACGTCCACCACGGTCAAGGCCGCGCTGAAGGACCTCCTGTCCGCCGCGACGCCCATGGCGAGCAAGGGGCGCAATGCGAGGGGCCGGAGCGCCTCACCGTGGACCTCGGCACCGAAGCCTGCTCCCGCCGCGGTGCGGGCCACCACGCCTGAAACAGCACTCGACGAGGCGACGCTCCGGGCGGTCAAGGGCGCCATCGCCAGCGTGGCCGACGGCGCCTCCAAGGCCGACGTGCTCGCCGCCACGGGCCTCTCGGACGGTGACTGGAACAAGGCCATCTCCACCTTGCTCGAGCGAGGCGACGTCACGCGCACCGGACAGAAGCGCGGCACGCGCTACCACGCAGGAGAACCCTGA